One Alligator mississippiensis isolate rAllMis1 chromosome 1, rAllMis1, whole genome shotgun sequence genomic window carries:
- the LOC132250371 gene encoding uncharacterized protein LOC132250371, which translates to MGTGDISGVGEDFYRDLDSPKGRGSRGAGGDADRAAPPQAEIPSAPPSWRQGTTPTPQTWRHCPGAPIPGSQGAAGGLSVLAGAPALEPFLAVLPRGRRAGRGGERAHLRRGRALAEGFQAGQEQDEKPQVAVSVQAEEVSSHKMPSTAALQDTGDCCLEDPTAHCADRPVEESGERETPGPRDKPPGPQRGVPAPPGLRLRRPKGLLHKVKLQVES; encoded by the exons ATGGGGACGGGGGACATTTCGGGTGTGGGAGAGGACTTCTATCGGGATCTGGACTCGCCCAAG ggcagggggagccgcGGGGCAGGAGGTGATGCAGACCGTGCAGCCCCTCCTCAGGCCGAGATCCCCTCAGCACCCCCCAGCTGGCGCCAGGGCAcgacccccaccccacagacctgGCGTCACTGCCCCGGGGCCCCGATCCCTGGCAGCCAAGGGGCCGCGGGAGGTTtgtcagtgctggctggagccccagcgctgGAGCCGTTCCTGGCCGTGCTGCCCCGGGGACGCAGAGCTGGGCGTGGGGGCGAGCGTGCACACCTGCGCCGAGGCCGTgccctggccgaggggtttcaggcggggcaggagcaggacgAGAAGCCCCAA GTCGCAGTGAGCGTGCAGGCCGAGGAGGTGTCCTCGCACAAGATGCCGTCCACTGCGGCACTGCAGGACACTGGCGATTGCTGCCTGGAGGACCCAACGGCCCATTGTGCGGACAGGCCTGTGGAGGAGTCTGGAGAGAGGGAAACCCCAGGGCCTCGGGACAAGCCACCTGGTCCCCAGAGAGgagtccctgcccccccaggactCAG ACTGCGGAGACCCAAAGGGCTGCTGCACAAGGTGAAGTTGCAGGTGGAGAGTTAG
- the LOC132250711 gene encoding zinc finger protein 501-like, with the protein MLVREAGAMEPPGPGLGHRPPPPRSGAGTLSSAEQKRGAEPVKLELQRTGPGGQAPGLELREVFEAVAVYFTREEWELLDDEDKMLYRDQMLKTYQALLSLGYRGPTPALICSIQQRQVELWVCDDEDHWKISRSEDLVPGGAWFLSRDEEQPPAEGPADLEPSWTCPGSLGEMDSLRLEKEQWHKSQHQHIHLRSETHQCTGFGKNLCWQDQSQQQCAQRGTQPQHGTKCGKSLRQPSNLAKQRCIHAREKAHQCSKCGKSFSLSFNLTRHQLIHMAEKPHQCLECGKSFIRSSYLTQHKLIHTGEKPHQCLVCGKSFTHSSSLARHHLVHTGEKPHQCLECGKSFTHSSSLAKHQFIHTGEKPHQCSGCGKSFNQSSNLARHQLIHTKEKPHECLECGKSFRQLSTLARHQLIHTKKQPHQCLECAKSFRQLSTLARHQLIHTKEKPHQCLECGKSFRQLSTLDRHWFIHTQKKPYKCSECGKSFNQSSNLARHQLIHIKKKPY; encoded by the exons ATGCTCGTGCGGGAGGCGGGAGCCATGGAGCCCCCGGGGCCGGGCCTGGGGcaccggccgccgccgccgcgctcaG gtgctgggaccctgagcagcGCTGAGCAGAAACGTGGAGCAGAGCCTgtgaagctggagctgcagaggactggcccaggggggcaggcgCCGGGCCTGGAG ctccgggaggtgtttgaggccgtggcagtgtatttcacgcgggaggagtgggagctgctggatgatGAAGACAAGatgctttaccgggaccagatgctgaagacttaccaagccctcctttccctgg gatatcgaggtccTACACCTGCCTtaatctgcagcatccagcaaagacaggtggagctctgggtctgtgacgATGAGGATCATTGGAAAATCTCCAGATCGGAGGACCTCGTGCCAG GAGGTGCCTGGTTCCTGAGCAGAGAtgaggagcagcctcctgcggaagggcctgcagacctggagccaTCTTGGACTTGcccagggagtttgggtgagatggactccctgagacTTGAGAAGGAGCAATGGCACAAGAGTCAG caccagcacatccaccTGAGGAGCGAGACACACCAGTGTACTGGGTTCGGGAAGAACTTGTGCTGGCAAGACCAGTCCCAGCAGCAGTGTGCGCAGAGGGGGacgcagccacagcatggcaccaagtgtgggaagagcttaaGGCAGCCCTCCAACCTGGCCAAGCAGAGGTGCATTCACGCAAGGGAGAAGGCACATCAGTGCtcaaagtgtgggaagagcttcagcctgTCCTTCAACCTGACTagacaccagctcatccacatgGCAGAGAAGCCACACCaatgcttggagtgtgggaagagcttcatccgATCCTCCTACTTGACCCAACAcaagctcatccacacaggggagaagccacatcaatgtttggtgtgcgggaagagcttcacccactcctccagcctggcccggcaccatcttgtgcacacgggggagaagccacatcaatgcttggagtgtgggaagagcttcacccactcctccagcctcgCCAAGCATCAGTTTATTcatacaggggagaagccacatcaatgctcggggtgtgggaagagcttcaaccagtcctccaacctggcccggcaccagctcatccacacaaaGGAGAAGCCACAtgagtgcttggagtgtgggaagagcttcagacAGCTCTCCaccctggcccggcaccagctcatccacacaaaGAAGCAGCcgcatcagtgcttggagtgtgcgAAGAGCTTCAGACAGCTCTCCaccctggcccggcaccagctcatccacacaaaggagaagccacatcagtgcttggagtgtgggaaaagcttcagaCAGCTCTCCACTCTGGACCGTCACTGGTTTATTCACACACAAAAGAAGCCCTataagtgctcagagtgtgggaagagcttcaaccagtcctccaacctggcccggcaccagctcatccacataAAGAAGAAACCATATTAG